The Candidatus Zixiibacteriota bacterium DNA segment CGCCGCCGTTTTGCGCCGCCTCGGACGGAAAACGAAGAAAGTTTCCCAGACCCACCGCGGAGCCGGCGACCGCCAGGATAATACCCAGGCGCGACCCCCAGCGCTCTCTTGTTTTTGTCATTGATGCGACTCCTCAATAAACACGGACGATTCATATCTTTGGGAACGAACCCCGGCATTGCCGGGTACAATTGCACGTCCGATCCCGAGGTCCATGAATGCCAACACGATCAAAGGATGCATCGAGGAGTGAACGTGTCAACAATTAATAGAGTGATGGCTTTTTTAGGTTGACACGTCTGTCGGGGCAGGATACTTTCTGCGCACCACTCGAAAAACAGAAACGGACAATAAGGATCTACTTGCATGAAAAAGATAATTGCTACTGCCATAGCACTAGTCTTCATCGGTACGAGCGGCGGCTACTCCATCGATGCGGCCGGCTCGGCCTTCGGCAATTTGTCGACCGCGCAGCCGGTCGGGGCCGGAAAGGCCAACTTCATGGGCGGTGTCGGTATAGCTGATGCTACGTCATTCTTCGGAGCGCTGACCTACGGGTTGTCCACGTACATGGACGGCCGGCTAAAGCTTGGCCTCATCGATGCTGACGGTGCAGATACGAAATTCACGATTGGCGCTGATATGAAGTGGCAGATCTGGAACTATCAGCCCAACGGCAAATACCCCTTCGATATGGCTATCGGCGGCCTGTTCGAGTATGTCGACTACGACGCGGTATCGGTGCTGCAGCTTGGCACCTTCGCGCTCGGCTCCTATCCCGTCGCCCTGAGATCGGGGGGGACGCTAAGCCCGTATGCACGGGTCGGAATTCGCCTGGAAAGCATCAGCGTTGATTTGCCGGTAGGTGACGACAGTGACTCCAATCTTGAATTCGGGTTCCACGGCGGAGTTTCGTGGGCACCGAGCAAAGCAACCACCTTGTACGGCGAGTTCCAGCTCGACGGCAACGACGGTGTCTTTTTCGGTATTGACTTCAACGTTATGTGAGAACAACCGGAGAAAATTGTATTGGCCCCGCCTGCGGCGGGGCCTTCTTGTATGAGCTATCTTGACGCCATCCTGCTCGGCATTTTGCAGGGATTGACTGAGTTTTTACCGGTATCCTCATCCGGTCACCTCGTTATCGCGCAAGCGCTGCTTGGCGTCAGTGATCCCGGTGTGACTTTCGAAGTGCTCGCCCACCTGGGAACGCTTTTTTCTGTGGTCGTGTATTTCCGTCGTCGAATCACCCGCCTGATCCAATCTCTGTACACACCGTCGATGCTGGAAGAACGCCGCATGCTGCTTCTGCTCATTATTGGTTCGATACCGGCAGGACTTGCCGGTATATTGTTCAAGGACTTTTTTGAGGCCGCCTTCAACGATCCGCTGTCGACCGCTGCCATGCTCTTTGTTACCGGCGCCATTTTGCTTGCCACGAGATTCGTTCATAAGGGAGACAAATCGGTGCAGTGGTTATCGGCGCTTATCATGGGTGCAGGTCAGGCCTGCGCTATACTCCCGGGCATTTCTCGCTCCGGGTCGACAATCGCCGCCGGCATGTTTGTCGGCGTGAATCCCGCACTTGCTGCGGAGTTTTCCTTCCTTATGGCCATTCCGGCGATTGCAGGCGCGGCCGTGCTCCAAATCGGCGACGTGCTGACGGCCGATTCCGCTCACCTCTTACCCTATCTGCTTGGAACCGTCTTGTCGTTTCTGACCGGACTCGTTGCCGTGTACGCCGTTCTTGCAACGATTCGCAGGGGAGCATTTGACTACTTCGCCTATTATTGCTTTGCCGCCGGTGCGCTTGCTCTGTATCTTTTTCTGTAAATGAACGAACGCATTCTGGTTATCAGATTCTCGTCACTCGGCGATATTCTGCTCACAACGCCGGTGATCGTCAACCTGCGCATCGCCTTCCCGCACGGGCACATCGTGTTCCTCACAAAGGAATCGTTTCGTCCGGTGGTAGAGCTGTTCGATGGCGTGGACGAGATTGCGACTATACCCGATCACGCGTCGGTTGCCGCGTTGTACGGCTCGTTAATGCGACTTGACTCGCGTTCGTACACGCACGTAGTTGATCTGCACGGCAATCAACGGTCGTGGTTGGCTCGGAAGGTGATTTCGGCCGATCAAACGGCTGTTTATCCCAAGCGCCGACTGGAGAGGCGTCGAATGGTGAGTCGACGTCATAAGCAAATTCCTGCGCATATCCCACACACCATCGATCTGTACAATCAGGCACTAGTGTCCCTGGGTGTCTCGGTGCACGCTCGTCGGCCGATCCTGTCGACGGAGCGGATAGCTCGGCATGGGACCGGCCATCATCCCCGTGTATTGGTCGCCCCCGGTGCAGCCCATCCCCCAAAGCAGTGGGGATTGGAACGATTCCGCGACACCGCCGTCGAGATGCAACGACGGCACGGTGCATCCATCGTGTGGGCCGTGACACAGGACATTCGGCCAACATGGCAGATCGGTGATTACATACCGACAACCCACCTGGTCGAGTGCGTTGATTGTCCGATTCCGGATTTGGCCGCCGAACTCGCCACGTGCGATCTTGCGGTCGCCAACGACTCCGGGATCGCACATCTATCATCGGCAGTCGGCACGCCTGTGGCGGCGTTGTTCGGTCCCACTCACACCGCCCTTGGTTTTGCCCCCCGGGGATTGCTCGACCGCGTCATTGATGTGGACGAGTGGTGCCGGCCCTGTTCTCTGCACGGCCGAACGCCCTGTTTCCGCGATGAGCAATACTGCTTCACGCGGCTGTCCGTGGATGGTGTAGTAAATGAACTGACTCAGATGCTGGAACACGCACGGAATCTGCGCCCCGCCCTCTTTGTTGATCGCGACGGTACGGTCATCGTGGAGAAGGAGTTCCCGTCTGATCCGGACAGCGTCGAGCTGGAGCGCGGCGCGGCGAAGGCGCTTCGCACGGCGCGGTCGCTGGGTTATCGAATTGTCGTCGTCTCCAACCAGTCCGGTGTGGCGCGCGGCTATTTCACCACTGAGACTGTGGAGATCGTAAACGCACGCATGCGCGAATTGCTGTCAGCCGAACACGTTGATGTCGACGGTGTATATTACTGCCCATTTCACAAAGATGGCGCCGTTCGTGAGTATGCAACCGACGCCGACTGCCGGAAACCGTCGCCCGGCATGCCCGAGCAAGCTGCATCGGAGCTAGGTATCGATTTGAGGCGCTCTGTGGTCGTCGGCGACCGCGAGAGCGATGTATTCCTGGGCAAAACCATTGGCGCCCGTTCCTTTCTCGTGCGTACCGGATACGGCAGGGAAGCCGAAAAGCGCCTTTTCGGAGCCCTGCCGCCGCACAGCGTATTCGACGATCTCGCCGCTGTAACCGACTATCTGGCGCGGGAGCGAGAGCCATGATTAGACCTGCCGCGTACTGGGAAGAAACACAGTCCGGACTCGTGCGGTGCCTGCTGTGTCCGGCTAATTGCCGTATGAAAGAGGGCCAGCAAGGTATCTGCCGCAGCCGGTACAACCGACATGGGGAGCTGGTTACTGACAACTATGGCGAGCTGGTTACACTCGCGGTCGATCCGATCGAAAAAAAGCCGCTATACCATTTCTATCCCGGCTCCACAATTCTGTCCACTGGAGCCAACTGCTGCAACCTCGGATGCCGCCACTGCCAGAACTGGTCAATTTCACAGGTGCGTACACGCACCACCTATTGTCCGCCGGAGCAGCTTGCCCTGCTGGCGCATGAACACGACTCTGTCGGTGTGGCCTTCACGTACACGGAACCCATGGTCTGGTTCGAGTACATCCGCGATACGGCGCCGTTGCTTCGCGAGAACGGCAAGAAGGTGGTACTTGTATCCAACGGGTATATCAATCCGGCCCCGCTTGCGGAGTTGATCCCCCTGGTCGACGCCGCCAACATCGACCTGAAGGGAATGCGTCCGGATTTCTATCGCCGCATTTGCAGAGGCAGACTTGAACCGGTGCTGGACACCATCCGGGCAATGTCTGAGGCCGGGGTACATCTTGAAATCACCAATTTGGTCATACCGGGGTACAATGACTCCGACCACGATTTCGGCGCCCTGACTGATTTCATTATCTCGGTGAATCCGCGGATCCCGTTGCACTTTTCGGCCTATCATCCGGACTACCAGTTCGACGCGCCGCCCACCCCGAAAAACACCCTGCGGCGTGCCTTCGATTTGGCGCGAAAGAGCCTGGCGTACGTATTTGTCGGTAATCTTTCCGTTGAGGGAACGTCCGACAGCCACTGCCCTTCGTGCGGTGCGGTTCTGATCGAACGCTCCGGCTTCCGCGCGCGCAAACGCTCGCTTCGCGCCGGACGCTGCCTTGAATGCGGCGCAGAAACCGGTATTATTGAATAGCTAAGTGATCGGCGCTCCTTGTCCGACAACAGAATAACAGGACCGGTGGAGGCCCGGAGCGGCCCCGCATGGTCTTTCCAAATGGACAAAACCAGAAACTGATTCGTCGTTACGAGTGTTACCGATACGGACCTCACCACAGGAGCCAGTGACCGTATGAGCGGCCATCCAGGCACAGCATTCGTTCTCTTCCTGAACCGAACGCTGGTCGTCGGCATCTTCATCCTGACCGTTGCTCTGTTTGCCGGGCCGGCCCGGGCCCAGTTCTACTTCGGAAAGAACAAGGTCAATTACACTCATTTCGACTGGCAGGTCATGACCACCGAGCATTTCCACATCTATTTTTATACTGAAGGGGCGGAAATAGCAAAGATCGCCGCGTACGAAGCCGAAAAGTCCTATCGGGAACTGGCGATCGAGTTCGGCCATGAAGTGGACGAGTACATTCCCCTGATCATATACAGCGCCCCCAACTATTTTTCGCAAACCAATATCCTTCCCCAGTTGATACCGGAAGAAGTGGCCGGTTTCACCGAGTTCCTCAAGGGACGAGTTGTCGTGCCGTTCCACGGTTCTTACCACGATTTCGCTCACGTCATTCGTCATGAACTCGTGCATGTGTTCACGCTGTCGAAACTGAGCGCTGTCGTGGACCGGCAGGCCCGCATCCGTTACAGCTATCCGCCGCTGTGGTTCACCGAAGGTATCGCGGAGTACTGGTCCAAGCGGTGGGACACCGAAGCGGATATGATCGTGAAAGACATGGTCGTGACCGGCAACCTGCCGACGATCGACCAGCTCTGGATCGTGCACGGCACGTATTTCATGTACAAGCTCGGCGAGTCGATTTGCACCTTCATCGACACCACGTACGGTGAGGACAAATTGCTTCTGCTCTTCGAGAACTGGCATCGGGGACGATCCTTCGATGAAGTGGTTAAGGTGACGCTGGGTGAAGATCTCAACGAGGTCTCGCGCAAATGGGAGTATTCGCTGAAAAAGCGCTACTTCCCGGAGATATCCGATCTTGATCTTCCCAAAATGGAAGCTGAAAGGCTCACGCCCGATGGATATGCCGTGGAAGGCGTGCCCATACGCTGGGATGATGGCCACGGGGAACAGGATTGGATAGTCTTCAAGGCCAACCGCGTCGGTTACAGCGGCATCTACATGAAACCCGCGCGCAAAGACAAAAACGGCATAAAGACGCTCGTGAAGGGCGAGCGCTCCGCCCAGTTTGAGTCCCTGTACCTCCTTCGCTCAGGTATCGATGCCTCCAGAAACGGCAAGATTGTCTTTTCTTCGAAGTCTCGCGAGCGGGACGTTATCAACATCTACGATCTCAGAGAAGGAAAAGTGACGAATCGATATGGCTTCGACCACCTCGTCGCCGCCCGTTCGCCGCGATTCTCACCCGA contains these protein-coding regions:
- a CDS encoding HAD-IIIA family hydrolase, producing the protein MNERILVIRFSSLGDILLTTPVIVNLRIAFPHGHIVFLTKESFRPVVELFDGVDEIATIPDHASVAALYGSLMRLDSRSYTHVVDLHGNQRSWLARKVISADQTAVYPKRRLERRRMVSRRHKQIPAHIPHTIDLYNQALVSLGVSVHARRPILSTERIARHGTGHHPRVLVAPGAAHPPKQWGLERFRDTAVEMQRRHGASIVWAVTQDIRPTWQIGDYIPTTHLVECVDCPIPDLAAELATCDLAVANDSGIAHLSSAVGTPVAALFGPTHTALGFAPRGLLDRVIDVDEWCRPCSLHGRTPCFRDEQYCFTRLSVDGVVNELTQMLEHARNLRPALFVDRDGTVIVEKEFPSDPDSVELERGAAKALRTARSLGYRIVVVSNQSGVARGYFTTETVEIVNARMRELLSAEHVDVDGVYYCPFHKDGAVREYATDADCRKPSPGMPEQAASELGIDLRRSVVVGDRESDVFLGKTIGARSFLVRTGYGREAEKRLFGALPPHSVFDDLAAVTDYLAREREP
- a CDS encoding undecaprenyl-diphosphate phosphatase produces the protein MSYLDAILLGILQGLTEFLPVSSSGHLVIAQALLGVSDPGVTFEVLAHLGTLFSVVVYFRRRITRLIQSLYTPSMLEERRMLLLLIIGSIPAGLAGILFKDFFEAAFNDPLSTAAMLFVTGAILLATRFVHKGDKSVQWLSALIMGAGQACAILPGISRSGSTIAAGMFVGVNPALAAEFSFLMAIPAIAGAAVLQIGDVLTADSAHLLPYLLGTVLSFLTGLVAVYAVLATIRRGAFDYFAYYCFAAGALALYLFL
- the amrS gene encoding AmmeMemoRadiSam system radical SAM enzyme → MIRPAAYWEETQSGLVRCLLCPANCRMKEGQQGICRSRYNRHGELVTDNYGELVTLAVDPIEKKPLYHFYPGSTILSTGANCCNLGCRHCQNWSISQVRTRTTYCPPEQLALLAHEHDSVGVAFTYTEPMVWFEYIRDTAPLLRENGKKVVLVSNGYINPAPLAELIPLVDAANIDLKGMRPDFYRRICRGRLEPVLDTIRAMSEAGVHLEITNLVIPGYNDSDHDFGALTDFIISVNPRIPLHFSAYHPDYQFDAPPTPKNTLRRAFDLARKSLAYVFVGNLSVEGTSDSHCPSCGAVLIERSGFRARKRSLRAGRCLECGAETGIIE